AGCACAAACGCCGTATAGATCGCACTAAAACTCAGCGCGCGCACAAGCACCACACGCAACGCCTCTAAAAAACTGGGCATCAAACGCGCTTGTGCGCAGGTGAGCATGCTCGCCCCAATGAGCAGAGTTTGGTGCAAAATAAAAATAAACACATTGGCGATCGCGTAGTTGAGGTAGCCTATAGAGGGGTTATATAGTGGGATGGTTTTTAGCACAAAGAGATTATGATCGCGGCGTATCTCTCTTAAATGGCTTTTATAGGTTTTGATCTCATCACTGAGCGCGTTGCTGACATCCACAAGAGCATTGGCGATCGCTCCATAGATGAGGAAATAGTTGGCATTAGCATAGAGCTCAATCTGTGCGGGGGTGGAGGTGTAGAGCGCGCGCTCAAAGAAGGCAGGAATGAACACAATTCCATACACTTTTTCTTGTTCTAAAAGTTGTTTAGCCTCCTGCATAGAATCGCTGAAGGCCTTGATAGACACCCCCGGAGCGCTCTCTAACATGCGGATCAACTTCCTAGAGAGGGCGCTATGGTCCATGTCCACCACCGCCACGCTTTGGCGTGTTACGATGTCGTTTTGATAGGGGAGGGGGTAGAGGAAAGCGTAAAAAAGAGGTCCTACAATCACAATAAAACGCACCCCTGCGTGGGTGAAAATGGCTTTAAGTTCTTCTAAGAGTGTGCGCATCTTTTCTTTTCTTTCAAAGACCATATGCACAGCCCCAAAGGCAAAAACAGCAGAAAAAAGCCCATCTTGAGCAAAGTTTGCCATGCCAACACTAGCCCATCATGGTAATGAGATAGAGCGATGAGCATTTTCATAAAATAGCTCACGGGCAATAAAGAACCCCAAAATTCCCCTAGCACGCTCATATTACTCACCGGGTAGGTAACCCCCACAAAGGCGAGTGAGGGGGCAGTATAAGCTGCGATCGCTGAGGCGCTTTTGATAGGATCGCCCAGCAGGGCATACAAAACTAGGGCCACACTAGAAATACCAAGCACCATGAGCACCACGCCACTCAAAAGCAGTTCTAAATGTGCGTAATAAGGTTTTAGAAATCCTAACATCAACGCGCCCCACAGGCTAAAAATCAGCGTATTAAGCCATAACGCCCTGAAAGCTTGCTTAAGACTTTGGGCGTGTCCTAGCAGATTGAGCATGCCCACAGCGGCTAAAATTTGCCACATACAGGGCAAAATCACCCCGAGCAAGAATTGCGCGTAATTGCTATTTTCGTTATAGAGAGGGTGGATTTTGGTATGCACGGGAAAAGCGAGCGCTTTAGCGGTGTTTAAATTA
This portion of the Helicobacter felis ATCC 49179 genome encodes:
- a CDS encoding ABC transporter permease is translated as MANFAQDGLFSAVFAFGAVHMVFERKEKMRTLLEELKAIFTHAGVRFIVIVGPLFYAFLYPLPYQNDIVTRQSVAVVDMDHSALSRKLIRMLESAPGVSIKAFSDSMQEAKQLLEQEKVYGIVFIPAFFERALYTSTPAQIELYANANYFLIYGAIANALVDVSNALSDEIKTYKSHLREIRRDHNLFVLKTIPLYNPSIGYLNYAIANVFIFILHQTLLIGASMLTCAQARLMPSFLEALRVVLVRALSFSAIYTAFVLLYFGVLFPHYGIHIHANPSALLALALLFLMSTASCGVVLGTYLKKEAHATQIILLSSLPLIFMVGFIWPLELLPPFLRTFLQIVPAYHGISSMVMLNQLGAPLEATLPHLWYLAGIFFLSSLLGAWRLSRRQYA
- a CDS encoding ABC transporter permease: MPQLGQDKFTLVLLFGLPLCLWALMVGIFYKELPTKLPIGIIDLDHSHLSLEIKNALNANSHLHILHFYPSLNQAKQDLASKGIYAVVVLPSGLERRTKLGVKTPIALYYNAEFVLVGKAISSAFLQTLMTLNVKNDVAMNLATQSNLNTAKALAFPVHTKIHPLYNENSNYAQFLLGVILPCMWQILAAVGMLNLLGHAQSLKQAFRALWLNTLIFSLWGALMLGFLKPYYAHLELLLSGVVLMVLGISSVALVLYALLGDPIKSASAIAAYTAPSLAFVGVTYPVSNMSVLGEFWGSLLPVSYFMKMLIALSHYHDGLVLAWQTLLKMGFFLLFLPLGLCIWSLKEKKRCAHS